From the Chloroflexota bacterium genome, one window contains:
- the rho gene encoding transcription termination factor Rho: MPQLGPDQRDRQRRRTRRRPPQGAIRGPVTEYDEQQELEAARERNDLDIGDLLEMSVAELRAIARDLELETGTQERRDDIADRILQAQTERAGLDYASGILDVVDEGFGFIRRHGLLPSPDDVYVSSSQVRRYGLRVGDRVAGAVRAPHEGEKYWGLLRVDAVNSVDSESARRRDHFADLTPIHPDELINLETDPKNLSQRLINLVNPIGKGQRALIVSPPKAGKTMLLKQIANGVTANYPDILLMVALIGERPEEVTDMRRSVKGEVISSTFDEPTENHTHVAEMALEIAKRQVETGRDVVILLDSITRLARAYNLALPPSGRTLSGGIDPIALYPPKRFFGAARNIEEGGSLTIIGTCLIDTGSRMDDVIYEEFKGTGNSELILDRKLAEKRIFPAIDVQRSGTRREELLLEDGTLKMVWTMRRMLSAVGTNEGIELLLNRISKTESNAQFLATLTKTLDA, from the coding sequence ATGCCACAACTCGGTCCCGATCAGCGCGATCGTCAGCGTCGCCGCACCCGTCGCCGCCCGCCACAGGGTGCCATCCGCGGCCCCGTCACCGAATACGACGAGCAGCAGGAGCTCGAAGCCGCCCGCGAGCGGAACGACCTCGACATCGGCGATCTCCTTGAGATGAGCGTGGCCGAGCTCCGCGCGATCGCCCGCGACCTCGAGCTCGAGACGGGCACCCAGGAGCGCCGCGACGACATCGCCGACCGCATCCTCCAGGCCCAGACAGAGCGGGCGGGCCTCGACTACGCGAGCGGGATCCTCGATGTCGTGGACGAGGGCTTCGGCTTCATCCGGCGGCACGGCCTCCTGCCGAGCCCGGACGATGTCTACGTCTCGTCGAGCCAGGTCCGCCGCTACGGGCTCCGAGTCGGCGATCGGGTCGCCGGTGCGGTCCGCGCCCCGCACGAGGGGGAGAAGTACTGGGGCCTCCTCCGCGTCGATGCCGTCAACAGCGTCGACTCCGAGAGCGCCCGCCGGCGCGATCACTTCGCCGACCTCACGCCGATCCATCCGGACGAGCTGATCAATCTCGAGACGGATCCGAAGAACCTCAGTCAGCGGCTCATCAACCTCGTCAACCCGATCGGGAAGGGTCAGCGAGCGCTCATCGTCAGCCCGCCGAAGGCCGGCAAGACGATGCTCCTCAAGCAGATCGCGAACGGCGTGACGGCGAACTACCCGGACATCCTCCTCATGGTCGCGCTCATCGGCGAGCGGCCGGAGGAGGTGACGGACATGCGACGGAGCGTCAAGGGCGAGGTCATCAGCTCGACGTTCGACGAGCCTACCGAGAACCACACCCACGTCGCGGAGATGGCCCTCGAGATCGCCAAGCGCCAGGTCGAGACCGGTCGCGATGTAGTCATCCTCCTCGACTCAATCACTCGTCTCGCTCGTGCCTACAACCTCGCCCTCCCGCCGTCCGGCCGGACGCTCTCCGGTGGCATCGATCCGATCGCCCTCTACCCGCCAAAGCGGTTCTTCGGGGCGGCCCGCAACATCGAGGAGGGTGGCTCGCTCACGATCATCGGCACCTGCCTCATCGACACCGGCTCGCGGATGGATGACGTCATCTACGAGGAGTTCAAGGGGACCGGCAACAGCGAGCTTATCCTCGACCGGAAGCTCGCCGAGAAGCGGATCTTCCCGGCCATCGACGTCCAGCGATCCGGCACCCGGCGCGAGGAGCTCCTCCTCGAGGACGGGACGCTGAAGATGGTCTGGACGATGCGGCGGATGCTCTCCGCCGTGGGCACGAACGAAGGGATCGAATTGCTCCTCAACCGGATCAGCAAGACCGAGAGCAACGCCCAGTTCCTCGCCACACTCACCAAGACCCTCGACGCGTAG
- a CDS encoding small multi-drug export protein — translation MPLVVVFGLALIEIWAAVPAGIALGVPAIAIWIVTVLGSLVGISVVLFAGVRIRDRLGRSHGRGAPRTGRLERIWLRYGVVGWGLISPLVMAPPMGTAVALILGAPRSRLLASMAAGVVLWTTVLVAAGSAGVAFLHIATGGR, via the coding sequence ATGCCGCTCGTGGTCGTCTTCGGGCTCGCCCTCATCGAGATATGGGCGGCCGTGCCGGCCGGCATCGCCCTCGGCGTCCCGGCGATCGCCATCTGGATCGTCACGGTCCTCGGTTCGCTCGTCGGGATCTCGGTCGTCCTCTTCGCTGGGGTCCGGATCCGCGATCGGCTCGGCCGGTCCCACGGAAGAGGCGCGCCGCGCACGGGCCGGCTCGAACGGATCTGGCTCCGCTACGGCGTCGTGGGCTGGGGCCTGATCTCGCCGCTCGTCATGGCGCCGCCGATGGGGACGGCGGTCGCCCTCATCCTCGGCGCTCCCCGGTCGCGGCTCCTCGCGAGCATGGCCGCCGGCGTGGTGCTCTGGACGACCGTCCTTGTCGCCGCCGGCTCGGCCGGCGTCGCGTTCCTCCACATCGCGACCGGGGGCCGTTGA
- the fsa gene encoding fructose-6-phosphate aldolase: protein MKIFLDTAEIDEIKIAARWGVLDGVTTNPSLYAKVSNASYESILAEVCRITSGPVSAEVVAEDVEGMLSQGRAFAKIAPNIVVKVPMSETGLEAIARFADEGIKTNCTLIFTANQGLLAAKAGASLISPFVGRLDDINQDGMIVIRELAEIFAIHEIESEVLAASIRNPLHMTQAALAGAHIATLPFKILQQMVHHPLTDTGIEQFRADWAKAQASLAARANA from the coding sequence ATGAAGATCTTCCTCGACACCGCGGAAATCGACGAGATCAAGATCGCCGCCCGCTGGGGCGTGCTCGACGGCGTCACCACGAATCCCAGCCTCTACGCGAAGGTGAGCAACGCGTCCTACGAGTCGATCCTTGCCGAGGTGTGCCGGATCACGTCCGGCCCGGTGAGCGCCGAGGTCGTCGCGGAGGACGTCGAGGGCATGCTGAGCCAGGGCCGGGCGTTCGCCAAGATCGCCCCGAACATCGTCGTCAAGGTCCCCATGAGCGAGACCGGCCTCGAGGCGATCGCGCGCTTCGCGGATGAGGGCATCAAGACGAACTGCACCCTCATCTTCACGGCGAACCAGGGCCTCCTTGCCGCCAAGGCGGGAGCGAGCCTCATCAGCCCGTTCGTCGGTCGGCTCGACGACATCAATCAGGACGGGATGATCGTCATCCGCGAGCTGGCCGAGATCTTCGCCATCCACGAGATCGAATCCGAGGTCCTCGCCGCCTCGATCCGCAACCCGCTGCACATGACGCAGGCCGCCCTCGCCGGCGCCCACATCGCGACGCTGCCGTTCAAGATCCTTCAGCAGATGGTCCACCATCCGCTCACGGATACGGGCATCGAGCAATTCCGCGCCGACTGGGCGAAGGCCCAGGCCTCGCTCGCTGCCAGGGCAAACGCCTGA
- a CDS encoding CTP synthase yields MAKYVFVTGGVTSSLGKGITAASIGRLLKARGLHVSILKLDPYINVDPGTMSPYQHGEVFVTDDGAETDLDLGHYERFIDENLSQLSNVTTGRIYQAVIGKERRGDYLGGTVQVIPHITNEIKERIGRVARDGDPDVVIVEVGGTVGDIESLPFLEAIRQMRKDVGRANVMYVHVTLLPALAATGELKTKPTQHSVKELRGIGIQPDIIVLRSDHPVSDDIRDKIALFTDVASEAVIPAETAETIYEVPLLFEAAGLGRLIVRDLGLGNPDAAPDLDSWRALVARIKAPKPELDIALVGKYIELPDAYLSVTEALKHAAWANGVDVHVRWVDSEALTGENVAERLAGAAGILVPGGFGHRGIEGKVVAAHYARDRRVPYLGLCLGLQCAVIEFARDVIGTPDANSTEFDMFTQHPVIDFMPDQRELEDKGGTMRLGLYPARLTPGSRAAAVYGREVIYERHRHRFEVNNRYRQVLEGAGLVLSGQSPDGRLVEIVELVDHPWFVASQFHPEFKSRPERPHPLFDGFVASAIAVRDGRTPILRSRGDASHDDAATDILARAEVHLAATPEA; encoded by the coding sequence ATGGCGAAGTATGTCTTTGTGACCGGTGGCGTCACCTCCTCGCTGGGAAAGGGCATCACCGCCGCGAGCATCGGCCGTCTCCTCAAGGCGCGTGGGCTGCACGTCTCGATCCTCAAGCTCGACCCGTATATCAACGTCGACCCGGGGACGATGAGCCCGTACCAGCACGGCGAGGTCTTCGTCACGGACGACGGAGCGGAGACGGATCTCGACCTCGGCCACTACGAGCGGTTCATCGACGAGAACCTCAGCCAGCTCTCCAACGTCACGACCGGCCGCATCTACCAGGCCGTGATCGGGAAGGAGCGGCGCGGCGACTATCTCGGCGGAACGGTCCAGGTGATCCCCCACATCACCAACGAGATCAAGGAGCGGATCGGTCGCGTGGCGCGCGATGGCGACCCGGACGTCGTCATCGTCGAGGTGGGCGGCACCGTCGGCGACATCGAGAGCCTGCCGTTCCTCGAGGCCATCCGCCAGATGCGCAAGGACGTGGGCCGGGCGAACGTCATGTACGTCCACGTGACGCTCCTGCCGGCCCTTGCGGCGACCGGCGAACTCAAGACGAAACCCACCCAGCACTCCGTGAAGGAGCTGCGGGGCATCGGCATCCAGCCGGACATCATCGTCCTTCGCAGCGACCACCCGGTGAGCGACGACATTCGCGACAAGATCGCCCTGTTCACGGACGTGGCGTCCGAGGCGGTCATCCCGGCGGAGACGGCCGAGACGATCTATGAGGTCCCGCTGCTCTTCGAGGCGGCAGGGCTCGGCCGGCTCATCGTGCGCGACCTCGGGCTCGGCAACCCGGACGCGGCGCCGGACCTCGACTCGTGGCGAGCCCTCGTCGCCCGGATCAAGGCCCCCAAGCCGGAGCTCGACATCGCGCTCGTCGGCAAGTACATCGAGCTGCCGGACGCCTACCTCTCGGTGACGGAGGCGCTCAAGCACGCCGCCTGGGCCAACGGCGTCGATGTCCACGTCCGCTGGGTGGACAGCGAGGCGCTCACGGGCGAGAACGTCGCGGAGCGGCTCGCCGGAGCGGCCGGGATCCTCGTCCCGGGGGGATTCGGCCACCGCGGCATCGAGGGCAAGGTCGTCGCCGCCCATTACGCTCGCGATCGGCGCGTCCCGTACCTCGGCCTGTGCCTCGGTCTCCAGTGTGCCGTCATCGAGTTCGCCCGCGACGTGATCGGGACGCCGGACGCCAACTCCACCGAATTCGACATGTTCACCCAGCACCCGGTCATCGATTTCATGCCGGACCAGCGCGAGCTCGAGGACAAGGGTGGGACGATGCGCCTCGGCCTCTATCCCGCCCGTCTCACGCCCGGGTCGCGCGCCGCCGCCGTCTATGGCCGAGAGGTCATCTACGAGCGGCACCGCCATCGGTTCGAGGTCAACAACCGGTATCGCCAGGTGCTCGAGGGCGCCGGCCTTGTCCTCTCCGGCCAGTCGCCGGACGGCCGGCTCGTGGAGATCGTCGAGCTCGTCGATCATCCGTGGTTCGTGGCCAGCCAGTTCCACCCCGAGTTCAAGAGCCGCCCGGAGCGCCCGCATCCGCTGTTCGACGGGTTCGTCGCCAGCGCCATCGCCGTGCGCGACGGTCGGACGCCGATCCTGCGGTCGCGAGGGGACGCGTCGCACGACGATGCCGCGACCGACATCCTCGCGCGAGCGGAGGTCCATCTGGCGGCGACGCCGGAGGCCTGA
- a CDS encoding HAD-IB family phosphatase, translated as MDEPPLAILVDYDGTIALTDVSDIVVATHAPGGWERFAAQYDEGRLGSRRLMEWEVARMPADAGPLLATAAAQPHDPAFAPFVWRAREAGVPVEVVSDGFGFFIAPALARLGLPDVPIATAAMTWDGNGPPAIAWPYGHPRCFVCGTCKRERVLAQRAAGRAVVFVGDGESDRYAAGYADLIFAKRALVPICVANGWPYRPWSDFAEIDAWLTETLAAWHADAASPLMPRPRDRPFFCGPEVWGDDVADPPA; from the coding sequence ATGGACGAGCCGCCCCTTGCCATCCTCGTCGACTACGACGGGACGATCGCGCTCACGGACGTCTCGGACATCGTCGTGGCGACCCACGCGCCGGGCGGCTGGGAGCGCTTCGCCGCGCAGTACGACGAGGGTCGGCTCGGCTCCCGTCGGCTCATGGAATGGGAGGTCGCCCGGATGCCGGCGGATGCGGGTCCGCTCCTCGCGACCGCGGCTGCGCAGCCCCACGACCCGGCCTTCGCGCCGTTCGTCTGGCGGGCCCGTGAGGCGGGCGTGCCCGTCGAGGTCGTGTCGGACGGATTCGGCTTCTTCATCGCGCCGGCTCTCGCCCGCCTCGGCCTTCCGGATGTGCCGATCGCGACCGCGGCCATGACGTGGGACGGGAACGGTCCGCCGGCGATCGCCTGGCCGTACGGCCATCCACGGTGTTTCGTCTGCGGCACATGCAAGCGAGAGCGGGTCCTCGCCCAGCGCGCGGCCGGGCGGGCCGTCGTCTTCGTCGGCGACGGCGAGTCGGACCGCTACGCGGCCGGCTATGCGGACCTCATCTTCGCGAAGCGGGCCCTCGTCCCGATCTGTGTCGCCAACGGCTGGCCATATCGACCCTGGAGCGACTTCGCCGAGATCGACGCCTGGCTCACGGAGACGCTCGCGGCGTGGCACGCGGATGCAGCGAGTCCGCTCATGCCTCGCCCGCGGGACCGTCCGTTCTTCTGCGGACCCGAGGTCTGGGGCGATGACGTGGCGGATCCGCCGGCATGA
- a CDS encoding DMT family transporter, protein MERRSPIAPRSSFEFRAAELACVGVMVLWAANFVVVKATIPVLSPIGYAFLRFSLAALVLLAICRLREGSISIPRRDVPALAGLGFLGFGIYQMLWSTALDSTSVGNSALIIGSTPIFTALVAVVIGTDTLSPPKAIGAAVAFGGVVLVAASHGLALDSAGLGDLVTLIAAVCWAGYVSFGASVLRRFSPLRATAWTVTFGALALAPFGIWQLAGVDVSRVGVAQLAGLAYSGFLSTALGNVVIFWGISLVGPTRITNLQFLTPAFAIVLAAIVLGEPILAAQIVGGMIIVLGVSIARRDPRLRAAMA, encoded by the coding sequence GTGGAGCGCCGATCTCCGATCGCACCTCGGTCGTCGTTCGAGTTCCGGGCGGCCGAACTCGCCTGCGTCGGCGTCATGGTCCTCTGGGCGGCGAACTTCGTCGTCGTCAAGGCGACGATCCCGGTCCTCAGCCCGATCGGCTACGCGTTCCTCCGCTTCAGTCTGGCGGCGCTCGTCCTGCTCGCGATCTGCCGCCTCCGGGAAGGGTCGATCTCGATCCCCCGTCGCGACGTGCCGGCCCTCGCGGGCCTCGGGTTCCTCGGCTTCGGGATCTACCAGATGCTCTGGTCCACGGCCCTCGACTCGACGAGTGTCGGCAACTCGGCGCTCATCATCGGCTCGACGCCGATCTTCACGGCGCTCGTCGCCGTCGTCATCGGCACCGACACGCTGAGTCCCCCCAAGGCGATCGGGGCGGCCGTCGCGTTCGGCGGCGTCGTGCTCGTCGCCGCCAGTCACGGGCTCGCCCTCGACAGCGCCGGGCTCGGCGACCTCGTCACGCTCATCGCGGCGGTCTGCTGGGCGGGCTACGTGAGCTTCGGGGCAAGCGTCCTGCGGCGGTTCTCGCCCCTCCGGGCGACGGCGTGGACGGTGACGTTCGGTGCGCTGGCGCTCGCGCCGTTCGGCATCTGGCAGCTCGCCGGTGTGGACGTCAGCCGGGTGGGGGTCGCCCAGCTCGCAGGCCTCGCCTATTCCGGTTTCCTCTCGACCGCCCTCGGCAACGTCGTCATCTTCTGGGGGATCTCGCTCGTCGGCCCCACCCGCATCACGAACCTGCAGTTCCTCACCCCGGCGTTCGCGATCGTCCTCGCGGCGATCGTCCTCGGCGAGCCGATCCTCGCCGCCCAGATCGTCGGCGGGATGATCATCGTGCTCGGCGTGTCGATCGCGAGGCGTGATCCGCGGCTTCGGGCGGCGATGGCGTGA
- a CDS encoding ABC transporter permease, translated as MDVGSAVGRPRRSERGDGWRAFGTAARLGWQMEANWTDPVLFAIYSVAKPVLGRGVARVGVGLIGAVIALGVGFVFLGVGFDPARVDPILSGVSMVVGLGAVVAIGILMAAVCLQTRQDSWRYPEALAGALFLISGVVFPLSVLPDPVQAVGLVSPLSWWIEGVRRGLLPDSPTGIGGSGSLFERLVHADRPDPVTIVAALLVTGVVVTLAATLAFRVSERRAKDRGLIDQTTGY; from the coding sequence ATGGACGTCGGCAGCGCCGTCGGGCGACCGCGGAGATCCGAGCGCGGCGATGGCTGGCGCGCGTTCGGGACCGCCGCGCGCCTCGGCTGGCAGATGGAGGCGAACTGGACGGACCCGGTCCTGTTCGCCATCTACTCGGTCGCCAAGCCGGTCCTGGGCCGAGGGGTCGCCCGGGTGGGTGTCGGGCTCATCGGGGCGGTCATCGCCCTCGGCGTCGGCTTCGTCTTCCTCGGCGTCGGCTTCGATCCCGCCCGCGTGGACCCGATCCTCAGCGGGGTCTCGATGGTCGTCGGCCTCGGTGCGGTCGTCGCGATCGGGATCCTCATGGCCGCCGTCTGCCTCCAGACCCGGCAGGACTCGTGGCGCTATCCCGAGGCGCTCGCCGGGGCGCTGTTCCTCATCTCGGGCGTGGTCTTCCCGCTGTCCGTCCTCCCCGATCCCGTCCAGGCGGTCGGCCTCGTCTCTCCGCTGAGCTGGTGGATCGAGGGCGTTCGGCGGGGTCTTCTGCCGGACAGTCCGACCGGGATCGGCGGCAGCGGATCGCTCTTCGAGCGGCTCGTCCATGCCGATCGACCGGACCCCGTGACGATCGTCGCCGCCTTGCTGGTCACCGGGGTCGTGGTTACACTCGCGGCGACACTCGCGTTCCGGGTCAGTGAGCGCCGAGCGAAGGATCGTGGCCTCATCGACCAGACGACGGGGTACTGA
- a CDS encoding ABC transporter ATP-binding protein, which yields MPAPLPSPSSATHPSSPPAIDARGIRRIYKTKPKPVVALDGIDLLVAPGEFFGLLGPNGAGKTTLIKILTTLLLPSEGTARVFGFDVATQTKQLRRIMNMVAGGEQSGYGMLTVREQLWMFRQFYGLGVRDGQRRVDELIEAVGLEEQRTQRVGTLSTGQRQKMNFARGLLNDPWVFFLDEPTLGLDVAAARAVRELVVAWKAAVPGRTILLTTHYMAEADELCERLAIVDHGRILAIGTPNELKRRVQRESIFRLELDHLDGGPATLARLPGVVSAVPATDADRVDADARQTVTMNLVLVDDAALGGVVGALGGLGAQIVSLRKSEPSLEDVFVELVGRGFDDTSDPTAGPAAAELAST from the coding sequence ATGCCCGCCCCGCTGCCGAGCCCATCGTCGGCGACGCATCCGAGCTCCCCGCCCGCGATCGACGCCCGTGGGATCCGCCGGATCTACAAGACGAAGCCGAAACCCGTCGTCGCCCTCGACGGCATCGACCTCCTGGTCGCGCCGGGTGAGTTCTTCGGGCTGCTCGGACCGAATGGGGCGGGGAAGACGACGCTCATCAAGATCCTCACCACGCTCCTCCTGCCGTCGGAGGGGACGGCCCGGGTCTTCGGCTTCGACGTCGCGACCCAGACGAAGCAGCTCCGGCGGATCATGAACATGGTCGCCGGCGGCGAGCAGTCGGGCTACGGCATGCTCACCGTTCGCGAGCAGCTCTGGATGTTCAGGCAGTTCTACGGGCTCGGCGTCCGCGACGGCCAGCGCCGGGTCGACGAGCTCATCGAGGCGGTGGGCCTGGAGGAGCAGCGGACCCAGCGGGTCGGGACGCTGTCCACCGGGCAGCGCCAGAAGATGAACTTCGCCAGGGGCCTCCTCAACGACCCGTGGGTCTTCTTCCTCGACGAGCCGACGCTCGGCCTCGATGTCGCGGCCGCACGGGCGGTCCGCGAGCTCGTCGTCGCCTGGAAGGCCGCCGTCCCGGGCCGAACCATCCTCCTCACCACGCACTACATGGCGGAGGCGGACGAGCTCTGCGAGCGGCTCGCCATCGTCGACCACGGCCGGATCCTCGCGATCGGGACTCCGAACGAGCTGAAGCGGCGCGTCCAGCGCGAATCGATCTTCCGACTCGAGCTCGACCACCTCGATGGGGGACCCGCGACCCTTGCCCGGCTGCCCGGCGTGGTCAGCGCCGTCCCCGCGACGGACGCCGATCGGGTCGATGCGGACGCACGCCAGACGGTGACGATGAACCTCGTCCTGGTCGACGATGCCGCGCTCGGCGGCGTCGTGGGTGCGCTCGGCGGCCTGGGCGCCCAGATCGTTTCGCTCCGCAAGTCGGAGCCGAGCCTCGAGGATGTCTTCGTGGAGCTCGTGGGCCGCGGTTTCGACGACACCTCCGATCCGACCGCGGGGCCGGCCGCCGCCGAGCTGGCTTCGACGTGA
- a CDS encoding pseudouridine-5'-phosphate glycosidase — translation MHDRLVIAPEVADALAGGGPVVALESTLISHGLPYPDNVAVARAADAAVRAAGATPATIAVHDGRLLVGLDDGAIEALGTAPAGTIRKVARPSLSLALLAGGWAATTVSATMLGADAAGIRVLATGGIGGVHRGALGGARPSLDVSADLDELGRTPVAVVCAGPKAILDVAATLEYLETRGVPVVAIGQAELPGFFSRTSGLLAPGRVADDVAAIELVRTHLRLGLGSGILLCTPVPASDALPEAEARQAIETAVAESAAAGIVGPALTPWLLARIASLTGGASVRANTALIVHDAEVAGRIAKGLADR, via the coding sequence ATCCACGACCGCCTGGTCATCGCGCCCGAGGTGGCCGACGCCCTCGCCGGCGGCGGGCCGGTGGTCGCCCTCGAGTCGACACTCATCAGCCACGGGCTGCCATATCCGGACAACGTCGCGGTCGCGCGCGCCGCCGACGCGGCGGTGCGGGCAGCGGGTGCGACCCCGGCGACGATCGCGGTCCACGACGGGCGCCTCCTCGTGGGGCTCGACGATGGGGCGATCGAGGCGCTCGGGACGGCTCCGGCGGGCACGATCCGCAAGGTCGCCCGCCCGAGCCTCTCCCTCGCTCTGCTCGCCGGCGGATGGGCCGCGACGACCGTTTCGGCCACGATGCTCGGAGCCGACGCGGCGGGCATCCGCGTGCTCGCGACCGGCGGGATCGGCGGTGTCCATCGCGGAGCGCTCGGTGGGGCGCGGCCGAGTCTCGATGTGAGCGCGGACCTCGACGAGCTCGGCCGCACTCCGGTCGCGGTCGTGTGTGCCGGGCCGAAGGCGATCCTCGACGTGGCCGCGACGCTCGAATACCTCGAGACGCGGGGCGTGCCGGTCGTCGCGATCGGCCAGGCGGAGCTGCCGGGCTTCTTCAGCCGGACGAGTGGCCTCCTCGCGCCGGGCCGGGTCGCGGACGACGTCGCCGCGATCGAGCTCGTCCGGACTCACCTTCGGCTCGGACTCGGCTCCGGGATCCTCCTCTGCACGCCCGTTCCGGCGAGTGACGCGCTGCCGGAGGCCGAGGCGCGGCAGGCGATCGAGACGGCCGTCGCGGAGTCAGCCGCCGCCGGCATCGTCGGTCCGGCGCTGACGCCCTGGCTGCTCGCCCGGATCGCGAGCCTCACCGGAGGCGCGTCCGTTCGGGCGAACACTGCGCTCATCGTCCACGATGCCGAGGTCGCCGGTCGGATCGCGAAGGGGCTCGCCGACCGTTGA
- a CDS encoding carbohydrate kinase family protein, which produces MSAGRRPAAPARAPSAPRSRPTIVVVGDLMLDVSIAPAAPLRSGTDVPGTVRLRQGGSAANTARWAARLGARSALVCAVGRDATGRSLVRELRIVGVRVRALRVAGLPTGRIGIVVAPDGERSFVADRGAADGLGPDRLDAAWFAGADAVHLPAYSLLGEPLGSAGRRAAALGRAAGAIVSVDLASAGPLLAGGRVAARTLIARIAPDLLFATAAEAEALMGVSALDRLDQLADVVVIKRGARGASVLARTADGGTRLDVPTATIATEDTTGAGDAFDAGFLVTWLAERSAGRAPIPALRRAAVAGNRAAARQLTRPRREIAVASGAGTPVGRPSGTLRP; this is translated from the coding sequence ATGTCAGCGGGTCGTCGTCCGGCCGCGCCAGCGAGGGCGCCCTCGGCTCCTCGTTCGCGCCCGACGATCGTCGTCGTCGGCGACCTCATGCTCGACGTCTCGATCGCCCCGGCCGCCCCGCTCCGCTCCGGAACCGATGTGCCGGGCACCGTCCGGTTGCGCCAGGGCGGATCGGCAGCGAACACGGCCCGCTGGGCTGCTCGTCTCGGCGCCCGCTCAGCGCTCGTCTGTGCGGTCGGCCGCGACGCGACAGGACGGAGCCTCGTCCGCGAGCTGCGCATCGTCGGCGTACGCGTCCGCGCCCTCCGTGTCGCCGGCCTGCCCACGGGGCGGATCGGGATCGTCGTCGCGCCGGACGGTGAGCGCTCGTTCGTCGCGGATCGAGGAGCCGCCGACGGGCTCGGCCCCGACCGCCTCGATGCCGCCTGGTTCGCCGGCGCCGACGCGGTCCACCTGCCGGCGTACTCCCTCCTCGGCGAGCCGCTCGGGAGCGCCGGCCGGCGAGCGGCCGCACTCGGTCGGGCCGCGGGGGCGATCGTCAGCGTGGACCTCGCCTCGGCGGGGCCGCTCCTCGCCGGTGGGCGAGTCGCCGCGAGGACGCTCATCGCTCGCATCGCACCCGATCTCCTGTTCGCCACCGCCGCGGAGGCCGAGGCACTCATGGGCGTCTCCGCGCTCGATCGACTCGACCAGCTGGCGGACGTCGTCGTCATCAAGCGCGGCGCACGGGGTGCGTCCGTGCTCGCCCGGACGGCGGATGGCGGCACGCGGCTCGACGTGCCGACGGCGACGATCGCGACGGAGGACACGACCGGGGCCGGCGACGCCTTCGATGCCGGCTTCCTCGTGACCTGGCTCGCGGAGCGTTCCGCAGGCCGCGCGCCGATCCCCGCGCTCCGCCGCGCCGCGGTCGCCGGCAATCGCGCGGCAGCGCGCCAGCTGACCCGGCCGCGTCGCGAGATCGCGGTTGCATCGGGCGCCGGCACACCGGTCGGGCGGCCGTCCGGTACCCTCCGACCGTGA